One Kitasatospora sp. NBC_01287 DNA window includes the following coding sequences:
- a CDS encoding acyl-CoA dehydrogenase yields the protein MGHYKSNLRDVEFNLFEVLGRDQVYGTGPFADMDVDTAKSILSEISRLAENELAASFVDADRNPPVFDPETNTAPVPATFKKSYDAYMDAEWWRLGIPAEIGGQVTPSSLIWAYAEQILGSNPAIWMYSSGPAFAGVVFDEGTEEQAKIAKLMTERLWGATMVLTEPDAGSDVGAGRTKAIKQEDGSWHIEGVKRFITSGEHDMSENIIHLVLARPEGGKPGTKGLGLYIVPKFDFDWETGELGERNGAYATNVEHKMGLKASNTCEMTFGAKHPAKGWLVGETVDGIRQMFKIIEFARMMVGTKAIATLSTGYLNALEYAKERVQGADIANFLDKNAPRVTITHHPDVRRSLLTQKAYAEGMRALVLYTASVQDDMLAARLRGEKDEAAERLNDLLLPIVKGYGSEKSYEQLAQSLQTFGGSGFLQEYPIEQYIRDAKIDTLYEGTTAIQGLDFFFRKIVKDGGQALTAVSEQIQKFLGAGEGGDALAAERELLGKAAGDLEAIVGKLLADLSAVEQDVKNMHKVGLNTTRLLLVSGDVVVGWLLLRQAAVALAKIEAGATGKELSFYQGKVAGAQFFARNILPTVSAQRLIAEGIDLDVMELAEDAF from the coding sequence ATGGGTCACTACAAGTCCAACCTGCGGGACGTGGAGTTCAACCTCTTCGAGGTGCTCGGCCGCGACCAGGTGTACGGCACCGGTCCGTTCGCCGACATGGACGTCGACACCGCGAAGAGCATCCTGAGCGAGATCTCGCGCCTGGCCGAGAACGAGCTGGCCGCCTCCTTCGTCGACGCCGACCGCAACCCGCCGGTCTTCGACCCGGAGACCAACACCGCGCCGGTCCCGGCCACCTTCAAGAAGAGCTACGACGCGTACATGGACGCGGAGTGGTGGCGGCTGGGCATCCCGGCCGAGATCGGCGGCCAGGTCACCCCGTCCTCGCTGATCTGGGCCTACGCCGAGCAGATCCTCGGCTCCAACCCCGCCATCTGGATGTACTCCTCCGGTCCGGCCTTCGCCGGCGTCGTCTTCGACGAGGGCACCGAGGAGCAGGCCAAGATCGCCAAGCTGATGACCGAGCGGCTCTGGGGCGCCACCATGGTGCTGACCGAGCCGGACGCGGGCTCCGACGTGGGCGCCGGGCGCACCAAGGCGATCAAGCAGGAGGACGGCTCCTGGCACATCGAGGGTGTGAAGCGCTTCATCACCTCGGGCGAGCACGACATGTCCGAGAACATCATCCACCTGGTGCTGGCCCGCCCCGAGGGCGGCAAGCCCGGCACCAAGGGCCTGGGCCTCTACATCGTCCCCAAGTTCGACTTCGACTGGGAGACCGGCGAGCTGGGCGAGCGCAACGGCGCCTACGCCACCAACGTCGAGCACAAGATGGGCCTGAAGGCCTCGAACACCTGCGAGATGACCTTCGGCGCCAAGCACCCGGCCAAGGGCTGGCTGGTCGGCGAGACCGTCGACGGCATCCGCCAGATGTTCAAGATCATCGAGTTCGCCCGGATGATGGTCGGCACGAAGGCCATCGCCACCCTCTCCACCGGCTACCTGAACGCGCTGGAGTACGCCAAGGAGCGCGTGCAGGGCGCCGACATCGCCAACTTCCTGGACAAGAACGCCCCGCGCGTCACCATCACGCACCACCCGGACGTCCGCCGCTCGCTGCTGACCCAGAAGGCCTACGCCGAGGGCATGCGCGCGCTGGTGCTCTACACCGCCTCGGTCCAGGACGACATGCTCGCCGCCCGCCTGCGCGGCGAGAAGGACGAGGCCGCCGAGCGCCTGAACGACCTGCTGCTGCCGATCGTCAAGGGCTACGGCTCGGAGAAGTCTTACGAGCAGCTCGCCCAGTCGCTGCAGACCTTCGGTGGCTCCGGCTTCCTGCAGGAGTACCCGATCGAGCAGTACATCCGGGACGCCAAGATCGACACCCTCTACGAGGGCACCACCGCGATCCAGGGCCTGGACTTCTTCTTCCGCAAGATCGTCAAGGACGGCGGCCAGGCGCTCACCGCCGTCTCCGAGCAGATCCAGAAGTTCCTCGGCGCCGGTGAGGGCGGCGACGCCCTGGCCGCCGAGCGCGAGCTGCTCGGCAAGGCCGCCGGCGACCTGGAGGCGATCGTGGGCAAGCTGCTCGCCGACCTCTCGGCGGTCGAGCAGGATGTGAAGAACATGCACAAGGTGGGCCTCAACACCACCCGCCTGCTGCTGGTCTCCGGTGACGTGGTGGTCGGCTGGCTGCTGCTGCGCCAGGCCGCCGTCGCGTTGGCCAAGATCGAGGCCGGCGCCACCGGCAAGGAGCTCTCCTTCTACCAGGGCAAGGTCGCCGGCGCCCAGTTCTTCGCGCGCAACATCCTGCCGACGGTCAGCGCCCAGCGCCTGATCGCCGAGGGCATCGACCTGGACGTCATGGAGCTGGCCGAGGACGCCTTCTGA
- a CDS encoding SseB family protein codes for MYGYEQSANSGYPGDPYQQAGQPGMGGMYGQQGYGAPAGGGAGYGEQQAAGQSLYPEPSPPSLADAVRAFTTGSMPVEDFQAIFITSKVHCPRGERPGFLALHNTPTPVIPMFSSLKELRRYAGKESKYFSVSGAEVLDLLPTGYGFALDMEGEHRMVFDAKAVEQMVDFTMRRMYG; via the coding sequence GTGTACGGCTATGAGCAGAGCGCGAACAGCGGCTACCCGGGCGACCCCTACCAGCAGGCGGGGCAGCCCGGCATGGGCGGCATGTACGGGCAGCAGGGCTACGGCGCACCGGCCGGCGGCGGCGCCGGCTACGGCGAGCAGCAGGCCGCCGGCCAGTCGCTCTACCCCGAGCCCTCGCCCCCCTCGCTCGCCGACGCCGTGCGCGCCTTCACCACGGGCTCGATGCCGGTGGAGGACTTCCAGGCGATCTTCATCACCTCCAAGGTGCACTGCCCGCGCGGTGAGCGCCCCGGCTTCCTGGCGCTGCACAACACGCCGACCCCGGTGATCCCGATGTTCAGCTCGCTCAAGGAGCTGCGCCGGTACGCGGGCAAGGAGTCCAAGTACTTCAGCGTCTCCGGCGCCGAGGTGCTGGACCTGCTGCCGACCGGCTACGGCTTCGCCCTGGACATGGAGGGCGAGCACCGGATGGTCTTCGACGCCAAGGCGGTCGAGCAGATGGTGGACTTCACCATGCGCCGGATGTACGGCTGA
- a CDS encoding pirin family protein yields the protein MPAVTVENPLVLPRLAAPAEGSRPRPVLAVSTALSGFEGEGFPVRRAFAKINQKYLDPFIMMDQMGEVDYAAGEPKGTPWHPHRGFETVTYIIDGTFVHQDSHGGGGVITDGDTQWMTAGSGLLHIETPPESLVMSGGLFHGLQLWVNLPAADKMIAPKYQDIRGGSVKLLASADGGALLRLIAGDLAGHQGPGATHTPITMIHVSVNPGAEVTLPWRADFNGLAYGLAGSGSAGEERRPFHLGQAVVFGEGDSLTIRADDTQDSRSDTFEVVLLGGLPIREPVAHYGPFVMNSHRELQQAMEDFQAGRLGTIPAA from the coding sequence ATGCCCGCCGTGACTGTCGAGAACCCGCTCGTCCTGCCGCGCCTCGCGGCCCCCGCCGAAGGCTCCCGGCCGCGTCCGGTGCTGGCCGTCTCGACCGCGCTCAGCGGCTTCGAGGGCGAGGGCTTCCCGGTCCGCCGCGCCTTCGCGAAGATCAACCAGAAGTACCTGGACCCGTTCATCATGATGGACCAGATGGGCGAGGTGGACTACGCGGCCGGGGAGCCGAAGGGGACCCCTTGGCACCCGCACCGCGGCTTCGAGACGGTGACCTACATCATCGACGGCACCTTCGTGCACCAGGACTCGCACGGCGGCGGCGGCGTGATCACCGACGGCGACACCCAGTGGATGACGGCCGGCTCCGGCCTGCTGCACATCGAGACCCCGCCGGAGTCGCTGGTCATGTCCGGCGGCCTCTTCCACGGGCTCCAGCTCTGGGTGAACCTGCCCGCCGCGGACAAGATGATCGCGCCGAAGTACCAGGACATCCGCGGCGGCAGCGTGAAGCTGCTCGCCTCGGCGGACGGCGGCGCGCTCCTGCGGCTCATCGCCGGTGACCTCGCGGGCCACCAGGGCCCCGGCGCCACGCACACGCCCATCACGATGATCCACGTCTCCGTGAACCCCGGCGCCGAGGTCACGCTGCCCTGGCGGGCCGACTTCAACGGCCTGGCGTACGGGCTGGCCGGCAGCGGCTCCGCGGGCGAGGAGCGGCGCCCGTTCCACCTGGGCCAGGCCGTCGTCTTCGGCGAGGGCGACTCCCTCACCATCCGGGCCGACGACACCCAGGACTCGCGCAGCGACACCTTCGAGGTGGTCCTGCTCGGCGGCCTGCCGATCCGCGAGCCGGTCGCGCACTACGGCCCGTTCGTGATGAACAGCCACCGCGAGCTGCAGCAGGCGATGGAGGACTTCCAGGCCGGCCGCCTGGGGACCATCCCGGCTGCCTGA
- a CDS encoding tetratricopeptide repeat protein, producing the protein MTTDARIKDAELRYEQAVFGGDHDAIAPAELGLDAVEADLALARGRLVHARFLADRAADPAELELFERAAELYGRLGDERGEGEALFWVGTYHQVVRDDNERALPAFERALDLATKAGDTLTTSYALRHLGFAEHMADRLDAARSFFEESTRLRRELGFLPGVAANLIGLAYLAAQQDRRADAAALLAEAEELAERTASHGVLRWVAGARDELDLR; encoded by the coding sequence ATGACGACGGACGCACGGATCAAGGACGCCGAACTCCGCTACGAGCAGGCGGTCTTCGGTGGTGACCACGACGCCATCGCGCCGGCCGAACTGGGCCTCGACGCGGTCGAGGCGGACCTCGCCCTCGCCCGCGGACGCCTGGTCCACGCCCGCTTCCTGGCGGATCGCGCCGCCGACCCGGCCGAGTTGGAGCTCTTCGAGCGCGCGGCCGAGCTGTACGGGCGGCTGGGCGATGAGCGGGGTGAGGGCGAGGCGCTCTTCTGGGTCGGCACCTACCACCAGGTGGTCCGCGACGACAACGAGCGTGCCCTGCCCGCCTTCGAGCGCGCGCTCGACCTCGCCACCAAGGCCGGCGACACGCTGACGACGTCCTACGCCCTGCGCCACCTCGGTTTCGCCGAGCACATGGCCGACCGCCTCGACGCGGCCCGCTCCTTCTTCGAGGAGTCGACCCGGCTGCGCCGGGAGCTGGGCTTCCTGCCCGGTGTCGCCGCCAACCTGATCGGTCTGGCCTATCTCGCCGCCCAGCAGGACCGGCGGGCCGACGCGGCGGCCCTACTGGCCGAGGCGGAGGAGCTGGCCGAGCGCACCGCCTCGCACGGCGTGCTGCGCTGGGTGGCGGGCGCCCGGGACGAGCTGGACCTGCGCTGA
- a CDS encoding LLM class F420-dependent oxidoreductase encodes MKLGLHYWKYSTPEDPALIAPTLARTAAVAEQAGVSRFTVMDHYFQMMTPHSTAEEPMLEGYTTLGYVAAVTARMQLNLMVTGVMYRYPGLLAKIVTTLDVLSGGRAQLGIGASWYEREKRALGVPVVPMGERFERLEETLRICLQMWSDDNGPFEGRYYQLAETLCVPRPLRSPRPPIIIGGSGEKKTLRLVAKYADACNLFGTGVVEVAHKLDVLRAHCAAEGRDYEAIEKTVMCSRRPVLEELDTFLAEAEQLAKLGVTELQVVPEQGRNPVEFTEEIAEHLLPRLAQIG; translated from the coding sequence ATGAAGCTCGGCCTGCACTACTGGAAGTACTCGACGCCCGAGGACCCGGCCCTGATCGCCCCGACGCTCGCGCGGACCGCCGCCGTCGCCGAGCAGGCGGGGGTCTCGCGGTTCACCGTGATGGACCACTACTTCCAGATGATGACCCCGCACTCGACCGCCGAGGAGCCGATGCTGGAGGGCTACACCACCCTCGGCTACGTGGCCGCGGTGACGGCCCGGATGCAGCTCAACCTGATGGTCACCGGGGTCATGTACCGCTACCCGGGGCTGCTGGCGAAGATCGTCACCACCTTGGACGTGCTCTCCGGCGGGCGGGCCCAACTGGGCATCGGGGCCTCCTGGTACGAGCGGGAGAAGCGCGCGCTGGGGGTGCCGGTGGTGCCGATGGGCGAGCGCTTCGAGCGGCTGGAGGAGACGCTGCGGATCTGCCTGCAGATGTGGAGCGACGACAACGGGCCGTTCGAGGGCCGGTACTACCAGCTGGCCGAGACGCTCTGCGTGCCGCGGCCGCTGCGCAGCCCGCGTCCGCCGATCATCATCGGGGGCAGCGGCGAGAAGAAGACGCTGCGGCTGGTGGCGAAGTACGCGGACGCGTGCAACCTGTTCGGCACCGGGGTCGTGGAGGTCGCCCACAAGCTGGACGTGCTGCGGGCGCACTGCGCCGCCGAGGGTCGCGACTACGAGGCGATCGAGAAGACCGTGATGTGCAGCCGCCGCCCGGTGCTGGAGGAGCTGGACACCTTCCTGGCCGAGGCGGAGCAGCTGGCGAAGCTGGGCGTCACCGAGCTGCAGGTGGTGCCCGAACAGGGCCGCAACCCGGTCGAGTTCACCGAGGAGATCGCCGAGCACCTGCTGCCCCGACTGGCGCAGATCGGCTGA
- a CDS encoding SDR family NAD(P)-dependent oxidoreductase: protein MSDAPVAVVTGGNRGIGLETCRQLAALGHRVVLTARDGAKGAAAARRLGAGAEAYQLDVTSAADAEALAAHLAERYGRLDVLVNNAAINYDTWQRVTTADLDQVRVTAETNLYGPWQLVQALLPLLRASRQARIVNVSSGAGAIDDLGAGTPAYSITKLALNGLTLMLARDLRQDRILVNAVCPGWVNTDMGGGGGRPVADGAAGVVWAATLPDGGPSGGFFRDRRRIPW from the coding sequence ATGAGCGACGCACCCGTGGCCGTGGTGACCGGCGGCAACCGAGGGATCGGCCTGGAGACCTGCCGCCAACTCGCGGCACTGGGGCACCGGGTGGTGCTCACCGCCCGGGACGGCGCCAAGGGGGCGGCCGCCGCGCGGCGGCTCGGCGCCGGGGCCGAGGCCTACCAACTGGACGTCACCAGCGCGGCGGACGCCGAGGCGCTGGCCGCGCACCTGGCCGAGCGGTACGGGCGGCTGGACGTGCTGGTGAACAACGCGGCGATCAACTACGACACCTGGCAGCGGGTCACCACCGCCGACCTCGACCAGGTGCGGGTGACCGCCGAGACCAACCTGTACGGGCCGTGGCAGCTGGTCCAGGCGCTGCTCCCGCTGCTGCGCGCCTCGCGGCAGGCGCGGATCGTCAACGTCTCCAGCGGAGCCGGCGCGATCGACGACCTGGGCGCGGGCACCCCCGCGTACTCGATCACCAAGCTCGCCCTGAACGGGCTGACCCTGATGCTGGCCCGCGACCTGCGCCAGGACCGGATCCTGGTCAACGCGGTCTGCCCCGGCTGGGTCAACACCGACATGGGCGGCGGCGGCGGGCGCCCGGTGGCCGACGGCGCCGCGGGAGTGGTCTGGGCCGCCACCCTGCCGGACGGCGGCCCCAGCGGCGGGTTCTTCCGCGACCGGCGCAGGATCCCCTGGTGA
- a CDS encoding protein phosphatase 2C domain-containing protein, translating to MQVHLAGQPAQPGRENEDFAAATPEALVLLDGSGSPEGMESGCRHGTAWYARRLGVHLLARLTDRSDRSITECLADAIVETAALHGARCDLAHPGTPAAMVVAARLHGPSLEYLVLGDSLLVLEPKSGPPVVIGDNQPFEAGEALLRSVVEAEHGGAERAALRLRHALAVRAVRNTGRGPWIAAASPKAAAHAETGFVRLDSLRALAAVTDGAARYTGTFALGDWVAALRLLAESGPGALVGAVREVEAADPRCELWPRGQAQDDATALHALI from the coding sequence ATGCAGGTGCATCTGGCCGGTCAGCCGGCGCAACCGGGGCGGGAGAACGAGGACTTCGCCGCGGCCACCCCCGAGGCCCTGGTGCTGCTCGACGGATCGGGCTCACCGGAGGGCATGGAGTCCGGCTGCCGGCACGGCACCGCCTGGTACGCCCGCCGGCTGGGTGTGCACCTGCTCGCCCGGCTGACCGACCGCTCGGACCGGAGCATCACCGAGTGCCTGGCCGACGCGATCGTCGAGACGGCGGCCCTGCACGGCGCCCGCTGCGACCTGGCCCACCCGGGCACCCCGGCCGCCATGGTGGTCGCGGCCCGGCTGCACGGCCCCTCGCTGGAGTACCTGGTGCTGGGCGACTCGCTGCTGGTGCTGGAGCCGAAGAGCGGGCCGCCGGTGGTGATCGGCGACAACCAGCCCTTCGAGGCGGGGGAGGCGCTGCTCCGCTCGGTGGTCGAGGCCGAGCACGGCGGCGCCGAGCGTGCCGCGCTGCGGCTGCGCCACGCGCTCGCGGTGCGCGCCGTGCGCAACACCGGGCGCGGCCCGTGGATCGCCGCCGCCAGTCCGAAGGCGGCCGCGCACGCCGAGACGGGCTTCGTCCGGCTGGATTCGCTGCGCGCGCTGGCCGCGGTCACCGACGGCGCCGCCCGCTACACCGGGACCTTCGCGCTGGGCGACTGGGTGGCCGCGCTGCGGTTGCTCGCCGAGTCGGGGCCGGGGGCGCTGGTCGGCGCGGTGCGCGAGGTCGAGGCGGCCGACCCGCGGTGCGAGCTCTGGCCGCGCGGCCAGGCCCAGGACGACGCCACCGCGCTGCACGCCCTGATCTGA
- a CDS encoding DUF5302 domain-containing protein has translation MSSSDAAAVESEQSPEVPADAQGSGQEAGPDDVKAKFLAALERKHGTKSDGAGGGPGGDSKIHGAHGAVGGKRTFRRKSGG, from the coding sequence ATGAGCAGCAGCGACGCAGCAGCCGTGGAGAGCGAGCAGAGCCCCGAGGTGCCCGCGGACGCGCAGGGCTCCGGCCAGGAAGCCGGGCCGGACGATGTGAAGGCGAAGTTCCTGGCCGCTCTGGAGCGCAAGCACGGCACGAAGAGCGATGGCGCGGGCGGCGGCCCCGGCGGCGACTCCAAGATCCACGGAGCGCACGGCGCGGTCGGCGGCAAGCGCACCTTCCGCCGCAAGAGCGGTGGCTGA
- a CDS encoding TIGR03086 family metal-binding protein, with amino-acid sequence MTILLAPAHARALALTAPVVAAIRPEQLALPTPCVDWTLRRLLEHVIGQQYGFAAAARGQGADLAVWADRPVATGQAGTLAALAAFADSARELTEAFAAAEAAAATLQLPEILAGHAFPAGQAIGFHLLDTLVHAWDLAAAVGLPLEVPADLAGLLLGIAEQVPADSHARRPGRAFAPVVPAPEGADAFERALRLLGRDPRWQPAG; translated from the coding sequence GTGACGATCCTTCTCGCCCCGGCCCACGCCCGCGCCCTGGCCCTCACCGCGCCCGTGGTGGCCGCCATCCGCCCCGAACAACTCGCCCTGCCCACCCCCTGCGTCGACTGGACACTGCGCCGGCTGCTGGAGCACGTGATCGGCCAGCAGTACGGCTTCGCGGCCGCCGCCCGCGGCCAGGGCGCGGACCTCGCGGTCTGGGCCGACCGCCCGGTCGCCACCGGCCAGGCCGGGACGCTCGCCGCGCTCGCGGCCTTCGCCGACTCCGCGCGCGAGCTCACCGAGGCCTTCGCCGCGGCGGAGGCCGCCGCCGCGACGCTCCAGCTGCCGGAGATCCTGGCCGGCCACGCCTTCCCGGCCGGCCAGGCGATCGGCTTCCACCTGTTGGACACCCTGGTCCACGCCTGGGACCTGGCGGCCGCCGTCGGCCTGCCGTTGGAGGTGCCGGCGGACCTGGCCGGGCTGCTGCTGGGGATCGCCGAGCAGGTCCCGGCCGACTCCCACGCCCGCCGCCCGGGTCGCGCCTTCGCTCCGGTCGTGCCCGCCCCGGAGGGGGCGGACGCCTTCGAGCGGGCGCTGCGGCTGCTCGGCCGCGACCCGCGCTGGCAGCCGGCCGGCTAG
- a CDS encoding TetR/AcrR family transcriptional regulator — MTDPTTQPPGAGLAAPGVEVAAESSDGRVQKGNETRRLVLARAVSIASVEGLGGLSLGRLAGELSLSKSGVFALFGSKEELQLATVRAAQRIYRDTVVEPARRLPPGVGQLWELAQRWLEYSRTRVFAGGCFFYAVGAEFDAQPGRVRDVLAESSGRWHRTVLEFFEAARAAGQLRADADLEQLTFELVAFLEYANALSLLHGDEAPYARARRSVLLLLRSESVDESLLPPR; from the coding sequence GTGACGGATCCCACGACGCAGCCGCCGGGCGCGGGTCTCGCCGCCCCCGGGGTCGAGGTCGCGGCCGAGTCGAGTGACGGGCGGGTCCAGAAGGGCAACGAGACCCGGCGGCTGGTGCTGGCCAGAGCGGTCTCGATCGCCTCGGTCGAGGGCCTGGGCGGGCTCTCGCTCGGTCGGCTGGCGGGCGAACTGTCGCTGAGCAAGAGCGGGGTGTTCGCGCTCTTCGGCTCCAAGGAGGAGTTGCAGCTCGCCACCGTGCGGGCGGCCCAGCGGATCTACCGCGACACCGTGGTCGAGCCGGCGCGCCGGCTGCCGCCCGGGGTCGGGCAGCTGTGGGAGCTGGCGCAGCGCTGGCTGGAGTACTCGCGGACCAGGGTCTTCGCCGGCGGCTGCTTCTTCTACGCGGTCGGCGCGGAGTTCGACGCGCAGCCGGGCCGGGTGCGCGACGTGCTGGCCGAGAGCAGCGGGCGCTGGCACCGCACCGTCCTGGAGTTCTTCGAGGCCGCCCGCGCGGCCGGCCAACTGCGCGCCGACGCCGACCTGGAGCAGCTCACCTTCGAGCTGGTCGCCTTCCTGGAGTACGCCAACGCGCTGTCGCTGCTGCACGGCGACGAGGCGCCCTACGCGCGAGCCCGGCGCTCGGTGCTGCTGCTGCTCCGCTCCGAGTCGGTGGACGAGTCGCTGCTGCCGCCGCGCTGA
- a CDS encoding acyl-CoA dehydrogenase family protein — MAASTPRPGGPDPLDLLAVGELLTDEERLVRDTVRRFADDRIRPHIADWFERGVFPARELAPELGRLGLLGMHLEGYGCAGAGAVAYGAACLELEAADSGLRSFVSVQGSLAMRAIHAFGAEEQKQRWLPELAAGRAIGCFGLTEPDFGSDPAGMRTTARRKGADWVLSGSKMWITNGSVADVAVVWAQTEEGVRGFVVPTDSRGFTATDVPGKLSLRASVTSGLSFDEVLLPGDAVLPGVSGLRGPLSCLNEARFGILWGTVGAARDCYQAALDYAKSRVQFGRPIAAFQLTQEKLVEMALELEKAYLVAWRIGRLKEEGRAKAAQVSFGKLNNVRTALGIARSARTILGANGITTDYPVLRHANNLESVLTYEGTSEIHTLVLGEAITGESAYR; from the coding sequence ATGGCAGCCAGCACCCCCCGCCCGGGTGGACCCGACCCGCTCGACCTGCTCGCCGTGGGCGAGTTGCTCACCGACGAGGAGCGGTTGGTCCGCGACACCGTCCGGCGCTTCGCCGACGACCGGATCAGGCCGCACATCGCCGACTGGTTCGAGCGCGGCGTCTTCCCCGCCCGTGAGCTGGCACCCGAGCTGGGCAGGCTCGGGCTGCTCGGGATGCACCTGGAGGGCTACGGCTGCGCCGGGGCCGGCGCGGTGGCCTACGGGGCGGCCTGCCTGGAGCTGGAGGCGGCCGACTCGGGGCTGCGCAGCTTCGTCTCGGTGCAGGGCTCGCTGGCGATGCGCGCGATCCACGCCTTCGGCGCCGAGGAGCAGAAGCAGCGCTGGCTGCCGGAGCTGGCGGCCGGGCGGGCGATCGGCTGCTTCGGGCTGACCGAGCCGGACTTCGGCTCCGACCCGGCCGGGATGCGCACCACCGCGCGGCGCAAGGGCGCGGACTGGGTGCTCTCCGGCAGCAAGATGTGGATCACCAACGGGAGCGTGGCGGACGTCGCCGTCGTCTGGGCGCAGACCGAGGAGGGGGTGCGCGGCTTCGTGGTGCCCACGGACTCCCGCGGCTTCACCGCCACCGACGTGCCCGGCAAGCTCTCGCTGCGCGCCTCGGTGACCAGCGGGCTGAGCTTCGACGAGGTGCTGCTGCCCGGCGACGCGGTGCTGCCGGGCGTCAGCGGGCTGCGCGGGCCGCTCTCCTGCCTCAACGAGGCCCGCTTCGGGATCCTCTGGGGCACGGTGGGCGCGGCCCGGGACTGCTACCAGGCGGCGCTGGACTACGCGAAGAGCCGGGTGCAGTTCGGCCGCCCGATCGCCGCCTTCCAGCTCACCCAGGAGAAGCTGGTGGAGATGGCGCTGGAGCTGGAGAAGGCCTACCTGGTCGCCTGGCGGATCGGGCGGCTGAAGGAGGAGGGCCGCGCGAAGGCCGCGCAGGTGAGCTTCGGCAAGCTCAACAACGTGCGCACGGCGCTGGGGATCGCGCGCAGCGCGCGGACGATCCTGGGCGCCAACGGGATCACCACCGACTACCCGGTGCTGCGGCACGCCAACAACCTGGAGTCGGTGCTGACCTACGAGGGGACCAGTGAGATCCACACGCTGGTCCTGGGCGAGGCGATCACCGGGGAGTCGGCCTACCGGTGA
- a CDS encoding helix-turn-helix transcriptional regulator, with amino-acid sequence MSSGKQVSAAHHAQHPVTEEQLDIAAGILALLADRTRLALLNRLGEGEADVTTLTEACHAARTSVSQHLAKLRLAGLVTTRKDGRRVVYALRHGHLRRLVDEALNVADHEIGSLPAHD; translated from the coding sequence ATGAGCTCAGGCAAGCAGGTCTCAGCTGCGCACCATGCGCAGCACCCGGTCACCGAGGAGCAACTCGACATCGCCGCCGGGATCCTCGCCCTGCTCGCCGACCGCACCCGCCTGGCGCTGCTGAACCGGCTGGGCGAGGGCGAGGCCGACGTCACCACGCTCACCGAGGCCTGCCACGCCGCGCGCACCTCGGTCAGCCAGCACCTGGCCAAGCTGCGGCTGGCCGGGCTGGTGACCACTCGCAAGGACGGGCGCCGGGTGGTCTACGCGCTGCGGCACGGGCACCTGCGGCGCCTGGTGGACGAGGCGTTGAACGTCGCCGACCACGAGATCGGCTCGCTGCCCGCGCACGACTGA